In the Paroedura picta isolate Pp20150507F chromosome 15, Ppicta_v3.0, whole genome shotgun sequence genome, one interval contains:
- the TEKT1 gene encoding tektin-1 isoform X3: MNIKQWRGGTEPGSRRLRRDLIGCSGLLRLRDWLWPEGRRGWPHRISKSFRSRLVSRGLPEKAMAKLMHVPPKFLPPEWHIANKTQYSGAEAQRSRSERLVDESQRLVDEIEKTTQKTQNDVNKRIEQRLEEIKFWKQQLDDKLDQIVKETEVLLTFKTRLEKALDSCREPLFIVQECLLNRERRVGIDLVHDEVERELIKEAEVLQGVIALLERTLEQTNEQIRLNRSAKYNLEMDLKDKFTALTIDNYCSSLNNNTPDIRYAQNVITVDDSSVSPQEWVEFSNVNVEKADKQRNNSLALRALIDSILSQTAGDMQKQNKTVNVAFQNRVKETKDAKAKLEEHLAKVMEEISSQEKNIAGLKKAIFDKEGPAKVAATRLETRTHRPNVELCRDLVQYRLIKEVHEINHNIQRLTDTLAQAEAELKGLSRRQLSLEEEIQVKANTLYIDEVLCMQMRESISINHF, from the exons ATGAATATTAAGCAGTGGCGCGGCGGGACCGAGCCTGGCTCGAGACGCCTCAGGAGAGACCTGATTGGCTGTAGCGGGCTGCTGCGGCTCCGCGATTGGCTGTGGCCGGAGGGAAGGCGAG GTTGGCCTCACCGCATCTCCAAGTCCTTCCGCTCCCGGCTCGTCTCCCGGGGTCTTCCAGAAAAAGCGATGGCCAAGCTGATGCATGTGCCCCCCAAGTTCCTCCCCCCAGAATGGCACATCGCCAACAAGACCCAGTACTCCGGCGCCGAGGCCCAGCGCTCCCGCTCGGAGCGCCTCGTGGACGAGAGCCAGCGGCTGGTGGACGAAATCGAAAAGACGACACAGAAGACCCAAAATGACGTGAACAAGAGGATAG AGCAGAGACTTGAAGAGATCAAATTctggaagcagcagctggatgacaAACTTGACCAGATTGTGAAGGAGACCGAGGTGCTTTTGACGTTTAAGACGCGGCTTGAAAAGGCCTTGGACAGCTGCAGGGAGCCCCTGTTCATTGTCCAGGAGTGTCTCCTGAACCG GGAACGGCGGGTTGGGATTGATCTGGTCCACGATGAAGTAGAACGGGAACTGATCAAGGAAGCCGAGGTCCTCCAAGGCGTTATTGCTCTGCTGGAACGAACCCTGGAACAAACCAATGAACAGATTCG GCTCAATCGCTCTGCCAAATACAACCTGGAAATGGATCTGAAGGACAAGTTCACCGCCTTGACCATTGACAACTACTGCTCCAGCCTGAACAACAACACGCCGGATATTCGATACGCCCAGAACGTCATTACGGTGGATGACAG CTCAGTGAGCCCCCAGGAATGGGTGGAATTCTCAAATGTGAATGTCGAAAAGGCAGACAAGCAGCGGAACAACTCCCTGGCGCTCCGGGCCTTGATCGACAGCATCCTGTCCCAGACGGCGGGCGACATGCAGAAGCAGAACAAGACGGTGAATGTCGCTTTCCAGAACAGGGTGAAGGAGACGAAGGACGCGAAGGCCAAGCTGGAGGAGCACCTGGCAAAG GTGATGGAGGAGATCAGCTCCCAAGAGAAGAACATCGCAGGCCTGAAGAAAGCCATCTTCGACAAGGAAGGGCCGGCCAAGGTGGCCGCAACGCGCTTGGAGACCCGGACTCACCGGCCCAACGTGGAGCTGTGCCGAGACCTGGTGCAGTATCGACTCATCAAGGAGGTGCACGAAATCAACCACAACATTCAGAG GCTGACGGACACCCTGGCTCAGGCGGAAGCAGAGCTGAAAGGGCTGAGCAGACGGCAGCTTTCCCTGGAGGAGGAGATCCAGGTCAAAGCGAACACCCTCTACATCGACGAAGTCCTTTGCATGCAGATGAGGGAGTCCATCTCCATCAACCACTTCTAA
- the TEKT1 gene encoding tektin-1 isoform X1 — translation MAKLMHVPPKFLPPEWHIANKTQYSGAEAQRSRSERLVDESQRLVDEIEKTTQKTQNDVNKRIEQRLEEIKFWKQQLDDKLDQIVKETEVLLTFKTRLEKALDSCREPLFIVQECLLNRERRVGIDLVHDEVERELIKEAEVLQGVIALLERTLEQTNEQIRLNRSAKYNLEMDLKDKFTALTIDNYCSSLNNNTPDIRYAQNVITVDDSSVSPQEWVEFSNVNVEKADKQRNNSLALRALIDSILSQTAGDMQKQNKTVNVAFQNRVKETKDAKAKLEEHLAKVMEEISSQEKNIAGLKKAIFDKEGPAKVAATRLETRTHRPNVELCRDLVQYRLIKEVHEINHNIQRLTDTLAQAEAELKGLSRRQLSLEEEIQVKANTLYIDEVLCMQMRESISINHF, via the exons ATGGCCAAGCTGATGCATGTGCCCCCCAAGTTCCTCCCCCCAGAATGGCACATCGCCAACAAGACCCAGTACTCCGGCGCCGAGGCCCAGCGCTCCCGCTCGGAGCGCCTCGTGGACGAGAGCCAGCGGCTGGTGGACGAAATCGAAAAGACGACACAGAAGACCCAAAATGACGTGAACAAGAGGATAG AGCAGAGACTTGAAGAGATCAAATTctggaagcagcagctggatgacaAACTTGACCAGATTGTGAAGGAGACCGAGGTGCTTTTGACGTTTAAGACGCGGCTTGAAAAGGCCTTGGACAGCTGCAGGGAGCCCCTGTTCATTGTCCAGGAGTGTCTCCTGAACCG GGAACGGCGGGTTGGGATTGATCTGGTCCACGATGAAGTAGAACGGGAACTGATCAAGGAAGCCGAGGTCCTCCAAGGCGTTATTGCTCTGCTGGAACGAACCCTGGAACAAACCAATGAACAGATTCG GCTCAATCGCTCTGCCAAATACAACCTGGAAATGGATCTGAAGGACAAGTTCACCGCCTTGACCATTGACAACTACTGCTCCAGCCTGAACAACAACACGCCGGATATTCGATACGCCCAGAACGTCATTACGGTGGATGACAG CTCAGTGAGCCCCCAGGAATGGGTGGAATTCTCAAATGTGAATGTCGAAAAGGCAGACAAGCAGCGGAACAACTCCCTGGCGCTCCGGGCCTTGATCGACAGCATCCTGTCCCAGACGGCGGGCGACATGCAGAAGCAGAACAAGACGGTGAATGTCGCTTTCCAGAACAGGGTGAAGGAGACGAAGGACGCGAAGGCCAAGCTGGAGGAGCACCTGGCAAAG GTGATGGAGGAGATCAGCTCCCAAGAGAAGAACATCGCAGGCCTGAAGAAAGCCATCTTCGACAAGGAAGGGCCGGCCAAGGTGGCCGCAACGCGCTTGGAGACCCGGACTCACCGGCCCAACGTGGAGCTGTGCCGAGACCTGGTGCAGTATCGACTCATCAAGGAGGTGCACGAAATCAACCACAACATTCAGAG GCTGACGGACACCCTGGCTCAGGCGGAAGCAGAGCTGAAAGGGCTGAGCAGACGGCAGCTTTCCCTGGAGGAGGAGATCCAGGTCAAAGCGAACACCCTCTACATCGACGAAGTCCTTTGCATGCAGATGAGGGAGTCCATCTCCATCAACCACTTCTAA
- the TEKT1 gene encoding tektin-1 isoform X2: protein MAKLMHVPPKFLPPEWHIANKTQYSGAEAQRSRSERLVDESQRLVDEIEKTTQKTQNDVNKRIEQRLEEIKFWKQQLDDKLDQIVKETEVLLTFKTRLEKALDSCREPLFIVQECLLNRLNRSAKYNLEMDLKDKFTALTIDNYCSSLNNNTPDIRYAQNVITVDDSSVSPQEWVEFSNVNVEKADKQRNNSLALRALIDSILSQTAGDMQKQNKTVNVAFQNRVKETKDAKAKLEEHLAKVMEEISSQEKNIAGLKKAIFDKEGPAKVAATRLETRTHRPNVELCRDLVQYRLIKEVHEINHNIQRLTDTLAQAEAELKGLSRRQLSLEEEIQVKANTLYIDEVLCMQMRESISINHF, encoded by the exons ATGGCCAAGCTGATGCATGTGCCCCCCAAGTTCCTCCCCCCAGAATGGCACATCGCCAACAAGACCCAGTACTCCGGCGCCGAGGCCCAGCGCTCCCGCTCGGAGCGCCTCGTGGACGAGAGCCAGCGGCTGGTGGACGAAATCGAAAAGACGACACAGAAGACCCAAAATGACGTGAACAAGAGGATAG AGCAGAGACTTGAAGAGATCAAATTctggaagcagcagctggatgacaAACTTGACCAGATTGTGAAGGAGACCGAGGTGCTTTTGACGTTTAAGACGCGGCTTGAAAAGGCCTTGGACAGCTGCAGGGAGCCCCTGTTCATTGTCCAGGAGTGTCTCCTGAACCG GCTCAATCGCTCTGCCAAATACAACCTGGAAATGGATCTGAAGGACAAGTTCACCGCCTTGACCATTGACAACTACTGCTCCAGCCTGAACAACAACACGCCGGATATTCGATACGCCCAGAACGTCATTACGGTGGATGACAG CTCAGTGAGCCCCCAGGAATGGGTGGAATTCTCAAATGTGAATGTCGAAAAGGCAGACAAGCAGCGGAACAACTCCCTGGCGCTCCGGGCCTTGATCGACAGCATCCTGTCCCAGACGGCGGGCGACATGCAGAAGCAGAACAAGACGGTGAATGTCGCTTTCCAGAACAGGGTGAAGGAGACGAAGGACGCGAAGGCCAAGCTGGAGGAGCACCTGGCAAAG GTGATGGAGGAGATCAGCTCCCAAGAGAAGAACATCGCAGGCCTGAAGAAAGCCATCTTCGACAAGGAAGGGCCGGCCAAGGTGGCCGCAACGCGCTTGGAGACCCGGACTCACCGGCCCAACGTGGAGCTGTGCCGAGACCTGGTGCAGTATCGACTCATCAAGGAGGTGCACGAAATCAACCACAACATTCAGAG GCTGACGGACACCCTGGCTCAGGCGGAAGCAGAGCTGAAAGGGCTGAGCAGACGGCAGCTTTCCCTGGAGGAGGAGATCCAGGTCAAAGCGAACACCCTCTACATCGACGAAGTCCTTTGCATGCAGATGAGGGAGTCCATCTCCATCAACCACTTCTAA
- the XAF1 gene encoding XIAP-associated factor 1 isoform X1 has product MHQLANFRFHPLKNIAEMKVKEEPKREMEEEETRLCKNCKRKVAAANFSLHEAHCVRFLAVCPKCDELVAAKDMKEHFAKAHKQVRCQLCHKPTQQYLLEHHESEECPERTVRCQFCELDLPHHKLQAHQDTCGSRTSSCWQCGRYVMYKAMEEHKAVCQARDGGRNDSENLCQHCHSWFPDEKYLQHLNECNPLPRLLGALTTSSPTEPGSPSPPRQSPTPTPPVLSEGVAQGARPKKKELSSVGRPSLKPQKSKKPAFVSTLASAAPQALEDSLYDTLVTCSRCNILLPRPTLQKHEKKCRREASLQVLRRSPRLMRKEEESM; this is encoded by the exons ATGCATCAGCTGGCTAACTTTCGGTTCCACCCCTTGAAGAATATTGCAGAAATGAAAGTGAAAGAGGAGCCGAAGCGAgagatggaggaagaggagacgCGGCTCTGCAAGAACTG CAAACGCAAGGTGGCCGCGGCCAACTTCTCCCTCCATGAGGCTCACTGTGTCCGTTTTCTCGCCGTCTGCCCCAAGTGTGATGAACTTGTTGCGGCAAAAGACATGAAGGAGCACTTTGCCAAAGCTCACAAGCAG GTCAGATGTCAGCTCTGCCACAAGCCAACCCAGCAGTACCTACTAGAACACCATGAG TCTGAGGAATGCCCTGAGCGGACAGTCCGGTGCCAGTTCTGCGAGTTGGACCTTCCCCACCACAAGCTGCAGGCGCACCAGGACACCTGTGGCAGCCGAACCTCATCGTGCTGGCAGTGTGGCAGATATGTCATGTACAAAGCAATGGAGGAGCACAAAGCCGTGTGCCAGGCGAGAGACGGAGGCCGCA ATGACAGTGAAAACTTGTGCCAACACTGCCACAGCTGGTTTCCGGATGAGAAATACCTCCAACACCTG aacGAATGCAACCCACTCCCTCGGCTTCTGGGAGCCCTCACCACCAGCTCGCCCACAGAGCCGGGCTCTCCATCACCTCCTCGGCAATCTCCGACTCCGACTCCCCCTGTTTTGAGCGAGGGCGTGGCGCAAGGTGCCCGCCCCAAGAAGAAGGAACTATCTTCCGTCGGGAGGCCCTCGCTGAAGCCTCAGAAGAGCAAAAAGCCGGCTTTTGTGTCTACTCTGGCCTCTGctgccccccaggccctggaggaTTCCCTCTATGACACGCTGGTGACCTGTTCTCGGTGTAACATCCTCCTGCCTAGACCAACCCTGCAGAAACACGAG AAAAAGTGTCGGAGAGAGGCCTCCTTGCAGGTGCTCCGTCGAAGTCCTCGTCTCATGAGGAAAGAAG AGGAGTCGATGTGA
- the XAF1 gene encoding XIAP-associated factor 1 isoform X2: MKVKEEPKREMEEEETRLCKNCKRKVAAANFSLHEAHCVRFLAVCPKCDELVAAKDMKEHFAKAHKQVRCQLCHKPTQQYLLEHHESEECPERTVRCQFCELDLPHHKLQAHQDTCGSRTSSCWQCGRYVMYKAMEEHKAVCQARDGGRNDSENLCQHCHSWFPDEKYLQHLNECNPLPRLLGALTTSSPTEPGSPSPPRQSPTPTPPVLSEGVAQGARPKKKELSSVGRPSLKPQKSKKPAFVSTLASAAPQALEDSLYDTLVTCSRCNILLPRPTLQKHEKKCRREASLQVLRRSPRLMRKEEESM; this comes from the exons ATGAAAGTGAAAGAGGAGCCGAAGCGAgagatggaggaagaggagacgCGGCTCTGCAAGAACTG CAAACGCAAGGTGGCCGCGGCCAACTTCTCCCTCCATGAGGCTCACTGTGTCCGTTTTCTCGCCGTCTGCCCCAAGTGTGATGAACTTGTTGCGGCAAAAGACATGAAGGAGCACTTTGCCAAAGCTCACAAGCAG GTCAGATGTCAGCTCTGCCACAAGCCAACCCAGCAGTACCTACTAGAACACCATGAG TCTGAGGAATGCCCTGAGCGGACAGTCCGGTGCCAGTTCTGCGAGTTGGACCTTCCCCACCACAAGCTGCAGGCGCACCAGGACACCTGTGGCAGCCGAACCTCATCGTGCTGGCAGTGTGGCAGATATGTCATGTACAAAGCAATGGAGGAGCACAAAGCCGTGTGCCAGGCGAGAGACGGAGGCCGCA ATGACAGTGAAAACTTGTGCCAACACTGCCACAGCTGGTTTCCGGATGAGAAATACCTCCAACACCTG aacGAATGCAACCCACTCCCTCGGCTTCTGGGAGCCCTCACCACCAGCTCGCCCACAGAGCCGGGCTCTCCATCACCTCCTCGGCAATCTCCGACTCCGACTCCCCCTGTTTTGAGCGAGGGCGTGGCGCAAGGTGCCCGCCCCAAGAAGAAGGAACTATCTTCCGTCGGGAGGCCCTCGCTGAAGCCTCAGAAGAGCAAAAAGCCGGCTTTTGTGTCTACTCTGGCCTCTGctgccccccaggccctggaggaTTCCCTCTATGACACGCTGGTGACCTGTTCTCGGTGTAACATCCTCCTGCCTAGACCAACCCTGCAGAAACACGAG AAAAAGTGTCGGAGAGAGGCCTCCTTGCAGGTGCTCCGTCGAAGTCCTCGTCTCATGAGGAAAGAAG AGGAGTCGATGTGA